In Amycolatopsis endophytica, the following are encoded in one genomic region:
- a CDS encoding CaiB/BaiF CoA transferase family protein — protein sequence MSGPLDGIRVIDLSTVVMGPYAAQILGDLGADVIRIEAPGDTARNGHYRTTPGMTALAMAVNRNKRSVALNLKDDEQRARALELIDTADALITNMRPGALGRLGLTYDELSRRNPKLVYAHAQGFRSDSDRAGHAAYDETVQAASGLVDIANRALGKPVYLPTILGDKVSALTIAYSVLAALLHQQKTGEGQHIEVPMTDTLIAFNLVEHLAGHTFEPPSSPTGFPLSMGQGHRAVHTKDGLACVIPYNPRNFRDFFAAAGRPELAEDPRVNGDYVDSADKDALADLIEECAPALTTEEWAEVCAKHSIPMAPVLELDHADEDAYVREGNLVQVVEHPTEGAIRSVGIPVRFSATPASIRRLPSAPGQDTEDVLREVSIR from the coding sequence ATGAGTGGTCCACTCGACGGTATCCGGGTCATCGACCTGTCGACGGTGGTGATGGGCCCCTACGCCGCGCAGATCCTCGGCGACCTGGGGGCGGACGTGATCCGCATCGAGGCGCCCGGTGACACGGCCCGCAACGGGCACTACCGCACCACGCCGGGCATGACCGCGCTGGCGATGGCCGTGAACCGGAACAAGCGCAGCGTCGCCCTGAACCTCAAGGACGACGAGCAGCGCGCGCGGGCGCTCGAACTGATCGACACCGCGGACGCGTTGATCACCAACATGCGGCCGGGCGCGCTCGGCAGGCTGGGTCTGACCTACGACGAACTGTCGCGCCGCAACCCGAAGCTGGTCTACGCGCACGCGCAGGGCTTCCGCAGCGACTCCGACCGGGCGGGCCACGCCGCCTACGACGAGACCGTGCAGGCCGCCTCCGGTCTGGTCGACATCGCGAACCGCGCGCTGGGCAAGCCGGTGTACCTGCCGACGATCCTCGGCGACAAGGTTTCCGCGCTGACCATCGCCTACTCCGTGCTCGCGGCGCTGCTGCACCAGCAGAAGACGGGTGAGGGCCAGCACATCGAGGTCCCGATGACCGACACGCTGATCGCGTTCAACCTGGTCGAGCACCTCGCCGGGCACACGTTCGAGCCGCCGTCGTCGCCCACCGGGTTCCCGCTGTCGATGGGGCAGGGCCACCGCGCCGTGCACACCAAGGACGGCCTGGCCTGCGTGATCCCCTACAACCCGCGGAACTTCCGCGACTTCTTCGCCGCGGCGGGGCGGCCCGAGCTGGCCGAGGACCCGCGCGTGAACGGCGACTACGTCGACTCGGCGGACAAGGACGCGCTCGCCGACCTGATCGAGGAGTGCGCCCCCGCGCTGACCACCGAGGAGTGGGCGGAGGTGTGCGCCAAGCACAGCATCCCGATGGCGCCCGTGCTGGAACTCGACCACGCCGACGAGGACGCCTACGTCCGCGAGGGCAATCTCGTCCAGGTCGTCGAACACCCCACGGAGGGCGCGATCCGGTCGGTCGGCATCCCGGTCCGCTTCTCCGCGACACCGGCCTCGATCCGCCGTCTGCCGTCGGCTCCCGGCCAGGACACCGAGGACGTGCTGCGCGAGGTGAGCATTCGATGA
- a CDS encoding acetoacetate decarboxylase, whose protein sequence is MKAVDVVQHSTTPLTSPAYAPTIPRFTDREYLNIVYRTDFDALRAVVPEPLEIDEPLVRFEVMRMGDVSGYGPYTEAGQAIPVRFGDEHGEYLHAMYLDNFPATASGREVSAYPKNVGTPRLSVDHGALVGTLDYGTLRVATATMGYKHHQLDPGAAREQIAVPTFMLKIIPGYDGRPRVAELVRTRITDVTVKEAWTGPARLQLFEHVLAPLADLPVREVVSASHVLTDLTLAPVTPVHDYLEVS, encoded by the coding sequence ATGAAGGCCGTCGATGTCGTCCAGCACAGCACGACTCCGCTGACCAGCCCTGCCTACGCGCCCACGATCCCGCGGTTCACCGATCGGGAATACCTCAACATCGTGTACCGCACGGACTTCGACGCGTTGCGCGCCGTCGTGCCGGAACCGCTGGAGATCGACGAGCCGCTGGTGCGCTTCGAGGTGATGCGCATGGGCGACGTGAGCGGGTACGGCCCCTACACCGAGGCTGGCCAGGCGATCCCGGTCCGCTTCGGCGACGAGCACGGCGAGTACCTGCACGCGATGTACCTGGACAACTTCCCGGCCACCGCGTCCGGCCGGGAGGTCAGCGCATACCCGAAAAACGTCGGCACACCACGGTTGTCCGTCGACCACGGCGCTCTCGTCGGGACGCTCGACTACGGCACGCTCCGGGTCGCGACGGCGACCATGGGCTACAAGCACCACCAGCTCGATCCCGGCGCGGCCCGCGAGCAGATCGCGGTTCCGACGTTCATGCTCAAGATCATCCCCGGCTACGACGGCCGCCCGCGGGTCGCGGAACTGGTCCGCACGCGGATCACCGACGTCACGGTGAAGGAGGCGTGGACCGGCCCCGCGCGGCTGCAGCTGTTCGAGCACGTCCTCGCCCCACTGGCGGATCTGCCGGTCCGGGAGGTCGTGTCGGCGAGCCACGTGCTCACCGACCTCACCCTCGCACCGGTCACCCCGGTGCACGACTACCTGGAGGTGTCATGA
- a CDS encoding 3-hydroxyacyl-CoA dehydrogenase NAD-binding domain-containing protein, with protein MKIAVIGAGTIGLSWATLFAAHGHDVRISDPRPDLAEALGELIGRVHIAESVTEAVRDADVVQENGPERVEFKRDLFARLVAEAPEHALLFSSSSAIPSSEFTRDIDASRVLIGHPFNPPHVMPLVEVVPNPRTKEETIGKAVEFYRSLGRVPVVERKEVPGFVGNRLQNALQREAIHLVQEGVVDPAGLDEVVLNSLGLRWAAVGPFLGSHLGGGPGGYRHLTTHIGASMHRMTLGRPDPSPEATERVIEAVEKAYGGREYTDLAADRDRRQFAILAARQQGDEE; from the coding sequence ATGAAGATCGCCGTGATCGGCGCCGGCACCATCGGCCTGTCCTGGGCCACCCTGTTCGCCGCGCACGGGCACGACGTGCGCATCAGCGACCCGCGGCCGGACCTGGCCGAAGCGCTGGGCGAGCTCATCGGCCGCGTCCATATCGCGGAGTCGGTCACCGAGGCCGTGCGAGACGCGGATGTCGTGCAGGAGAACGGTCCCGAGCGTGTCGAGTTCAAGCGTGACCTGTTCGCCCGGCTCGTCGCGGAGGCGCCGGAGCACGCGCTGCTGTTCAGCTCGTCCTCGGCGATCCCGTCGAGCGAGTTCACCCGGGACATCGACGCCTCCCGGGTCCTCATCGGACACCCGTTCAACCCGCCGCACGTCATGCCGCTGGTGGAGGTCGTGCCCAACCCGCGCACGAAGGAGGAGACCATCGGCAAAGCCGTGGAGTTCTACCGCTCGCTCGGCCGCGTCCCGGTCGTCGAGCGCAAGGAGGTTCCCGGCTTCGTCGGCAATCGCCTGCAGAACGCCCTGCAGCGCGAGGCGATCCACCTGGTGCAGGAGGGCGTGGTCGACCCCGCGGGCCTCGACGAGGTCGTGCTCAACTCGCTCGGTCTGCGCTGGGCGGCCGTCGGCCCGTTCCTCGGCTCGCACCTCGGCGGCGGCCCGGGCGGCTACCGGCATCTGACCACGCACATCGGCGCGTCGATGCACCGGATGACGCTCGGGCGGCCGGACCCGAGCCCGGAAGCGACCGAGCGCGTCATCGAAGCCGTGGAAAAAGCCTACGGCGGCAGGGAATACACCGATCTCGCGGCGGACCGCGACCGCAGGCAGTTCGCGATCCTCGCCGCACGCCAGCAAGGAGACGAAGAATGA
- a CDS encoding LysR family transcriptional regulator codes for MEVFHLRYFVVVAEELNFSQAARKLHMAASPLSQRIKDLERELGHQLFRRSTHTVELTEAGAALLPLARETLEHFNSIPWRLREALGPRHRMALIGVPAGLHPDLRARVQQLEERCRDRFDLKRWPGRTTDLIEAVHDGQLSLALVRLPVSDPALEVAQVLSERLGAVLPADRFARRDEVSLSDLSDLPYVPVPAEAQPVFFEQLDQELRVAGIKKRLKPPRTDYSGVAEIVASGLGFTLSMLDPQSPMRNYSVENVAVLPITDFAPELRTGLIWRRDRAGDGAELAGLISDAREIFAQMV; via the coding sequence GTGGAGGTGTTTCACCTGCGCTACTTCGTGGTGGTAGCCGAGGAACTGAACTTCTCCCAGGCGGCACGCAAGCTGCACATGGCGGCGTCCCCGCTGAGCCAGCGCATCAAGGATCTCGAACGCGAACTGGGCCACCAGCTGTTCCGCCGCAGCACGCACACCGTCGAACTCACCGAGGCCGGTGCCGCCCTGCTGCCGCTCGCCAGGGAAACCCTCGAACACTTCAACTCGATCCCGTGGCGCCTGCGTGAGGCGCTCGGCCCGCGTCACCGCATGGCGCTCATCGGCGTGCCCGCCGGCCTGCACCCCGACTTGCGTGCCCGCGTCCAGCAGCTGGAGGAACGCTGCCGCGACCGCTTCGACCTCAAACGCTGGCCCGGCCGCACCACCGACCTGATCGAGGCCGTGCACGACGGGCAGCTGAGCCTCGCGCTCGTGCGGCTGCCGGTGTCCGACCCCGCGCTCGAAGTCGCGCAGGTCCTCTCCGAACGGCTCGGCGCGGTCCTGCCCGCGGACCGGTTCGCGAGGCGGGACGAGGTGAGCTTGTCCGACCTGTCCGACCTGCCCTACGTCCCGGTGCCCGCGGAAGCGCAGCCGGTCTTTTTCGAACAACTGGACCAGGAATTGCGTGTAGCTGGCATAAAGAAGCGCCTCAAACCGCCGCGCACCGATTATTCAGGGGTTGCCGAAATCGTCGCGAGCGGGCTCGGATTCACGCTGTCGATGCTCGATCCGCAGAGCCCGATGCGCAACTACAGCGTCGAGAACGTGGCCGTGCTCCCGATCACGGATTTTGCCCCGGAGCTGCGGACGGGACTGATCTGGCGACGCGACCGGGCCGGCGACGGCGCTGAGCTGGCCGGGCTCATCTCGGACGCTCGGGAGATCTTCGCACAAATGGTATGA
- a CDS encoding MarR family winged helix-turn-helix transcriptional regulator: protein MQESRRLSDDQLRAWVQYLGAQTVVQRALERHLHEAAGISHAEYEILTRLDGAPDRRMRMGELAAVLFSPGSRLNYRITRLAGLGWIRREQHPTDRRGLYAVLTDDGAEFLHGVTPGYRQAVHDHVIGPLTDDEFAELGRISRKLFQHHLGRD from the coding sequence ATGCAGGAGAGCCGCCGGCTGTCCGACGACCAGCTCCGGGCCTGGGTGCAGTACCTGGGCGCGCAGACGGTCGTGCAACGCGCGCTCGAGCGCCACCTGCACGAGGCCGCCGGGATTTCCCATGCCGAGTACGAGATCCTGACCCGCCTGGACGGTGCGCCGGACCGTCGCATGCGCATGGGCGAGCTGGCCGCGGTGCTGTTCTCACCGGGCAGCAGGCTGAACTACCGGATCACGCGCCTGGCCGGGCTCGGCTGGATCCGCCGGGAGCAGCACCCGACGGACCGGCGCGGCCTGTACGCCGTGCTCACCGACGACGGGGCCGAATTCCTGCACGGCGTGACGCCCGGATACCGCCAGGCCGTGCACGACCACGTGATCGGCCCGCTGACGGACGACGAGTTCGCCGAGCTGGGCCGGATCAGCCGCAAGCTGTTCCAGCACCACCTCGGGCGCGACTAA
- a CDS encoding acyl-CoA dehydrogenase family protein, translating into MNGDFYGYEDLLSEEERKTLLKARDFMQSEVKPMVNEYWARGEFPRELIGKFRELGLAGVAYEGYGDPLPRGSHLLAGMLAAEYSRVDASVATFFGVHNGLAMYSVYAGGDQEQRDRWLPAMAAMDKIGAFAMTEPLGGSDVAGGMRTTAKREGDTWVLNGAKRWIGNATFADLVIVWARDVDDNRVKGFVVETPAEGFVPAKIENKVAFRIVENAEITLTDVRVPEANRLQNIGSFRDVAEILRATRGGVAWQALGVMLGAYETALAYARERKQFGKPIAGFQLVQDLLVKSLGNITASWGMLVQLARLQDAGIFRDEQSSLAKAFVTSRMREVVAWCRELVGGNGIVLDYDVARFFADAEAIYSFEGTREMNTLIVGKAITGQSAFV; encoded by the coding sequence ATGAACGGCGATTTCTACGGCTACGAGGACCTGCTGTCCGAGGAGGAGCGCAAGACACTGCTCAAGGCGCGTGACTTCATGCAGAGCGAGGTCAAGCCGATGGTCAACGAGTACTGGGCCAGGGGCGAGTTCCCGCGTGAGCTGATCGGCAAGTTCCGCGAGCTGGGCCTGGCCGGGGTGGCCTACGAGGGATACGGCGACCCGCTCCCGCGCGGCAGCCACCTGCTGGCCGGGATGCTCGCCGCCGAGTACTCACGTGTCGACGCGTCCGTGGCGACGTTCTTCGGTGTCCACAACGGACTCGCGATGTACAGCGTGTACGCCGGTGGCGATCAGGAACAGCGCGACCGGTGGCTGCCCGCGATGGCGGCGATGGACAAGATCGGCGCGTTCGCGATGACCGAGCCGCTCGGCGGTTCCGACGTCGCGGGCGGTATGCGGACCACCGCGAAGCGCGAGGGCGACACCTGGGTGCTCAACGGCGCCAAGCGGTGGATCGGCAACGCCACCTTCGCCGACCTGGTCATCGTGTGGGCGCGAGACGTCGACGACAACCGCGTCAAGGGGTTCGTCGTGGAGACCCCGGCCGAGGGGTTCGTGCCGGCCAAGATCGAGAACAAGGTCGCGTTCCGGATCGTGGAGAACGCCGAGATCACCCTGACCGACGTCCGGGTGCCGGAGGCGAACCGGCTGCAGAACATCGGCTCGTTCCGCGACGTCGCCGAGATCCTGCGCGCGACCCGCGGCGGCGTGGCGTGGCAGGCGCTGGGCGTGATGCTCGGCGCGTACGAGACGGCGCTCGCCTACGCCAGGGAGCGCAAGCAGTTCGGCAAACCCATCGCCGGTTTCCAGCTCGTGCAGGATCTGCTGGTCAAGAGCCTGGGCAACATCACGGCGTCGTGGGGCATGCTCGTGCAGCTCGCCCGGCTGCAGGACGCCGGGATCTTCCGCGACGAGCAGTCCTCGCTGGCCAAGGCGTTCGTCACTTCGCGGATGCGCGAGGTGGTGGCCTGGTGCCGCGAGCTGGTCGGCGGGAACGGCATCGTGCTGGACTACGACGTGGCCCGGTTCTTCGCCGACGCGGAAGCCATCTACTCGTTCGAGGGCACCCGCGAGATGAACACCCTGATCGTCGGCAAGGCGATCACCGGGCAGAGTGCCTTCGTGTAA
- a CDS encoding TetR/AcrR family transcriptional regulator translates to MDTSERLIRSTQELLWDRGYVGTSPKAIQQHAEAGQGSMYHHFAGKSDLALAAIRRSAEELRAEAEAALSGPGTAREKIGAYLRRERDVLRGCRIGRLAQDPDIIASAELRQPVQETLEWLQRRLSEVISEGKRRGELRKTTNPEATAAMIAAVVQGGYVLARAANEPEPFERAIEGVGQLLDGD, encoded by the coding sequence GTGGACACCTCGGAGCGCCTGATCCGCAGCACGCAGGAACTGCTATGGGACCGCGGCTACGTCGGCACCAGTCCGAAGGCCATCCAGCAGCACGCGGAGGCCGGCCAGGGCAGCATGTACCACCATTTCGCGGGCAAGTCCGATCTCGCGCTCGCCGCGATCCGGCGCAGCGCCGAGGAGTTGCGCGCCGAAGCGGAGGCGGCTCTCTCGGGGCCGGGCACCGCGCGAGAAAAGATCGGCGCGTACCTTCGGCGCGAGCGGGACGTTCTGCGTGGATGCCGCATCGGGCGGCTCGCGCAGGATCCGGACATCATCGCCAGCGCGGAGCTTCGCCAGCCGGTGCAGGAGACTCTCGAATGGCTCCAGCGACGGCTCAGCGAGGTGATCTCCGAAGGCAAGCGGCGCGGCGAACTGCGCAAAACCACAAACCCGGAAGCGACCGCCGCCATGATCGCCGCCGTGGTGCAGGGTGGCTACGTACTCGCCCGCGCAGCGAACGAACCGGAGCCGTTCGAGCGCGCGATCGAAGGCGTGGGGCAGTTGCTTGACGGTGACTAA
- a CDS encoding phosphoribosylaminoimidazolesuccinocarboxamide synthase: protein MKHIYAGKVRELYQDGEDILLVASDRISLYDVVMPTPIPDKGKLLTQLSLWWFEQLAGIVDNHVRSTDVPEEFAGRAIRVKPLKMVQVECIARGYLTGLGLKEYQKQGTVSGVELPPGLVEGSRLPEPIFTPTTKATEGHDEFITFDDVIAQEGRATAERLRELTLEIYRTGAERAAANGIIVADTKVEFGWDTDGTLTLGDEVLTSDSSRFWPADRWEPGRPQFSFDKQYVRDWVSGTGWDKTPPAPEIPGDVVETTRSRYIEVYERITGRRWA from the coding sequence ATGAAGCACATCTACGCGGGCAAGGTTCGGGAGCTCTACCAGGACGGGGAGGACATCCTGCTCGTCGCGTCCGACCGGATCTCGCTCTACGACGTGGTGATGCCCACACCGATCCCGGACAAGGGCAAGCTGCTCACCCAGCTGTCACTGTGGTGGTTCGAGCAGCTGGCGGGAATCGTGGACAACCACGTCCGGTCCACGGATGTGCCGGAGGAGTTCGCGGGCCGCGCCATTCGCGTGAAGCCGCTGAAGATGGTGCAGGTCGAGTGCATCGCGCGCGGGTACCTGACCGGGCTCGGGCTCAAGGAGTACCAGAAGCAGGGCACGGTTTCGGGCGTCGAGCTGCCGCCGGGCCTGGTCGAGGGCAGCAGGCTGCCCGAGCCGATCTTCACGCCGACCACGAAGGCGACCGAGGGGCACGACGAGTTCATCACCTTCGACGACGTCATCGCCCAGGAAGGCCGCGCGACGGCCGAGCGGCTGCGCGAGCTGACGCTGGAGATCTACCGGACCGGCGCGGAACGGGCCGCGGCCAACGGGATCATCGTCGCGGACACGAAGGTCGAGTTCGGCTGGGACACCGACGGCACACTGACCCTCGGCGACGAGGTCCTCACGTCCGACTCGTCCCGGTTCTGGCCCGCCGACCGCTGGGAGCCGGGCCGCCCGCAGTTCTCGTTCGACAAGCAGTACGTGCGGGACTGGGTGAGCGGCACCGGCTGGGACAAGACCCCGCCCGCGCCGGAGATCCCCGGCGATGTCGTCGAGACCACCCGCAGCCGCTACATCGAGGTCTACGAGCGGATCACCGGCCGCCGCTGGGCATGA
- a CDS encoding glutaredoxin family protein, with translation MNTEHVEFYWRPGCGFCMALRAGLQRAGVPFTEINIWEEPGAAERVREVADGNETVPTVIIGPVAMVNPSVDEVLHAVREHAPELL, from the coding sequence ATGAACACTGAGCACGTCGAGTTCTACTGGCGTCCGGGTTGCGGCTTCTGCATGGCGCTGCGTGCGGGCCTGCAACGCGCCGGGGTCCCGTTCACCGAGATCAACATCTGGGAGGAACCGGGAGCCGCCGAACGGGTCCGCGAGGTCGCCGACGGGAACGAAACGGTGCCGACCGTGATCATCGGCCCGGTGGCCATGGTGAACCCGAGCGTGGACGAGGTGCTGCACGCGGTGCGGGAGCACGCGCCCGAGCTGCTGTGA
- a CDS encoding PQQ-dependent sugar dehydrogenase: MGLVTAIAAPQAAAAPPPGFVLLDQPTGQNAFDLTDFAYLPDGSFLSTGKSGKLNWTSTDGSTTRTLRTLSVRTEGDLGLVGVAVAPDYATSKTIYLIRSVPSGTSFTLRLAKWTVTGSPEPTGISGETTLIDLPGTSDVHGMTGIIAADDGTLWLSIGDNSDYTRVDEAALRAVDVNSLQGKILHLTADGRGVATNPYYDAANPTSARSRVFASGFRSPFRFTLDPSSGLPVAGDVGWNEWEELDLVQPGRNYAWPCWEGNHLTPGYAELPGCASVTNTAPLWEYHHGSASDQGNSITAGIVYTGNSYPEEYQGAFFFGDYVGKKLWTARWNDAGTLTQAPQNPPLATDIGGPVKFAAAPNGDIVYADIYTGNLRRLSYPTGNSTPVAEATTTTDPASRTVTFDASQSSDYDGDTLTYEWDFGDGTTGNGVTATHTYDGDGPYTAKLTVRDPLGAAGTKTFTVAPANHTPVITLTDPGDVQFAIGDEVSVSATATDAEDGDLQVTWTSTVLHCPEEATCHSHPGVGASGASFTVPFTDHPDSRMLLTATVTDSAGVSASTSYTAWPRRHRLTLQSNVPASLQIPAEGGGNSALVTEGTTLDVVAAEIASDGASTFSAWADGPTERTRTLTIGGSDITLTANYSTPIDQRYASDPAVAALLGAPTEPEVQDGNVHYRVYQYGRMYWSADTGVHEVHGSILARYLELGGHTRFGAPTTDELTTPDGVGRYNHFIGTPGSLTASVYYSPNTGTFGIWGAIREKWAEKGWEAGPLGYPVTDELVTPDGIGRYNHFSKDGSIYWSPANGAHSIWGLIRTVWQQTGWEAGPMGYPATDELVTPDGVGRYNHFDKAASIYFSPATGAHEIYGAIRARWSALGWETSYLGYPTSGEFAFDGGRRNNFQWGYIQWYPNGTVVDRRY, encoded by the coding sequence TTGGGGCTGGTCACGGCGATCGCGGCCCCGCAGGCCGCCGCCGCACCACCACCCGGTTTCGTGCTGCTCGACCAGCCGACCGGCCAGAACGCCTTCGACCTCACCGACTTCGCCTACCTGCCGGACGGGAGCTTCCTGAGCACCGGCAAGAGCGGCAAGCTGAACTGGACGTCCACCGACGGCTCGACCACCCGCACCCTGCGGACCCTCAGCGTCCGCACCGAGGGCGACCTGGGTCTGGTGGGCGTGGCCGTGGCGCCCGACTACGCCACCTCGAAGACCATCTACCTCATCCGCTCGGTGCCCAGCGGCACGTCGTTCACGCTGCGGCTGGCCAAGTGGACGGTCACCGGATCGCCCGAGCCGACCGGCATCAGCGGTGAGACGACGCTGATCGACCTGCCCGGTACCTCCGACGTGCACGGGATGACCGGGATCATCGCCGCGGACGACGGCACGTTGTGGCTGTCGATCGGCGACAACTCCGACTACACCCGCGTCGACGAGGCCGCCCTCCGCGCCGTCGACGTCAACAGCCTCCAGGGCAAGATTCTGCACCTCACGGCCGACGGCCGCGGCGTCGCGACCAACCCGTACTACGACGCGGCCAACCCGACCTCGGCCCGCAGCCGGGTGTTCGCCAGCGGGTTCCGCAGCCCCTTCCGGTTCACGCTCGACCCCAGCAGCGGCCTGCCGGTCGCCGGTGACGTCGGCTGGAACGAGTGGGAGGAACTGGACCTGGTGCAGCCGGGCCGCAACTACGCCTGGCCGTGCTGGGAGGGCAACCACCTGACCCCGGGCTACGCCGAGCTGCCCGGCTGCGCGTCCGTCACCAACACCGCGCCGCTGTGGGAGTACCACCACGGCAGTGCCTCCGACCAAGGCAACAGCATCACAGCCGGCATCGTCTACACCGGCAACAGCTACCCCGAGGAGTACCAGGGCGCCTTCTTCTTCGGCGACTACGTCGGCAAGAAGCTGTGGACGGCGCGCTGGAACGACGCGGGCACGCTGACCCAGGCCCCGCAGAACCCGCCGCTGGCCACCGACATCGGCGGACCGGTCAAGTTCGCGGCGGCCCCCAACGGCGACATCGTCTACGCCGACATCTACACCGGCAACCTGCGCCGCCTCAGCTACCCGACCGGCAACTCCACGCCGGTGGCGGAGGCGACGACGACCACCGACCCGGCGTCCCGCACCGTCACCTTCGACGCGTCGCAGTCCTCCGACTACGACGGTGACACTCTGACGTACGAGTGGGACTTCGGCGACGGCACGACCGGTAACGGCGTGACCGCGACGCACACCTACGACGGCGACGGCCCGTACACGGCGAAGCTGACCGTGCGCGACCCGCTGGGCGCGGCCGGCACGAAGACGTTCACCGTCGCACCCGCCAACCACACGCCGGTGATCACGCTGACCGACCCCGGCGACGTGCAGTTCGCGATCGGCGACGAGGTGTCGGTGTCGGCCACCGCGACCGACGCCGAGGACGGGGACCTGCAGGTCACCTGGACCAGCACCGTGCTGCACTGCCCGGAGGAGGCGACCTGCCACTCGCATCCGGGTGTGGGGGCCAGTGGTGCGTCGTTCACCGTCCCGTTCACCGATCACCCGGACTCGCGGATGCTCCTGACCGCGACGGTGACCGACAGCGCGGGCGTCTCCGCCAGCACCAGCTACACGGCCTGGCCGAGGCGGCACCGCCTCACCCTGCAGTCGAACGTGCCCGCGTCGCTGCAGATCCCGGCCGAGGGCGGGGGCAACTCCGCGCTGGTCACCGAGGGCACCACGCTCGACGTGGTGGCCGCCGAGATCGCCTCCGACGGCGCGTCCACCTTCTCGGCATGGGCCGACGGCCCCACCGAGCGGACCCGGACGCTGACCATCGGCGGCTCGGACATCACTTTGACGGCGAACTATTCGACGCCGATCGATCAGCGCTACGCGAGCGACCCCGCGGTGGCGGCGCTGCTCGGCGCGCCGACCGAACCCGAGGTGCAGGACGGCAACGTCCACTACCGCGTCTACCAGTACGGCCGCATGTACTGGTCGGCGGACACCGGGGTGCACGAGGTGCACGGTTCGATCCTCGCCAGGTATCTGGAGCTGGGCGGTCACACCCGCTTCGGCGCCCCGACGACCGATGAGCTGACCACACCCGACGGTGTGGGCCGCTACAACCACTTCATCGGCACGCCGGGCTCGCTGACCGCGTCGGTGTACTACTCGCCGAACACCGGCACGTTCGGAATCTGGGGCGCCATCCGCGAGAAGTGGGCGGAGAAGGGCTGGGAGGCGGGCCCCCTCGGCTACCCGGTCACCGACGAGCTGGTCACGCCCGACGGCATCGGCCGCTACAACCACTTCAGCAAGGACGGCTCGATCTACTGGTCACCGGCGAACGGCGCCCACTCGATCTGGGGCCTGATCCGGACGGTCTGGCAGCAGACCGGCTGGGAGGCGGGGCCGATGGGCTACCCGGCGACCGACGAACTGGTCACCCCGGACGGAGTGGGCCGCTACAACCACTTCGACAAGGCGGCGTCGATCTACTTCTCGCCGGCGACCGGGGCGCACGAGATCTACGGTGCGATCCGGGCCCGCTGGTCGGCGCTGGGCTGGGAGACCTCCTACCTCGGTTACCCGACGTCGGGCGAGTTCGCGTTCGACGGTGGGCGCCGGAACAACTTCCAGTGGGGTTACATCCAGTGGTACCCGAACGGGACGGTCGTCGACCGGCGGTACTGA
- a CDS encoding crotonase/enoyl-CoA hydratase family protein — protein MSVRTETSGPVLLITIDRPETRNAVDAAVAHGLADAVDQLEQDNALRVGVLTGAGGTFSAGMDLKAALAGQSPDVPGRGFAGLAQAEMTKPLVAAVEGWALGGGFELALACDLIVAAEDAKFGLPEVKRGLIAGGGGAIRLPQRIPHHLAMELLLTGDPVDGRRAAELGLVNRLVAPGETAATATELAQRIAGNAPLALAAVKRVVRGLNNEAGAFATQAEELAALKASDDMREGMRAFAERRDPVWRSA, from the coding sequence ATGAGCGTGCGAACGGAAACATCCGGACCGGTTCTGCTGATCACGATCGACCGTCCCGAAACCCGCAACGCCGTCGACGCGGCGGTCGCTCACGGACTCGCCGACGCGGTCGACCAGCTGGAGCAGGACAACGCCCTGCGGGTCGGTGTGCTGACCGGCGCGGGCGGAACGTTCAGCGCCGGCATGGACCTCAAGGCCGCACTGGCCGGGCAGTCCCCCGACGTGCCGGGCCGCGGGTTCGCCGGACTCGCCCAGGCGGAGATGACGAAACCGCTGGTCGCCGCTGTCGAGGGCTGGGCGCTGGGCGGCGGGTTCGAACTGGCGCTGGCCTGCGATCTGATCGTCGCCGCCGAGGACGCCAAGTTCGGGCTGCCCGAGGTCAAGCGCGGCCTCATCGCCGGTGGCGGCGGCGCGATCCGGCTGCCCCAGCGGATCCCGCACCACCTCGCGATGGAGCTGCTGCTCACCGGCGATCCGGTCGATGGACGCCGTGCCGCGGAACTCGGGCTGGTCAACCGGCTCGTCGCACCGGGCGAAACCGCCGCGACCGCAACGGAACTCGCGCAGCGGATCGCCGGAAACGCGCCGCTCGCGCTGGCGGCCGTGAAACGGGTCGTGCGAGGCCTGAACAACGAGGCCGGAGCCTTCGCCACGCAGGCGGAGGAACTGGCCGCTCTCAAGGCGTCCGACGACATGCGTGAGGGCATGCGTGCCTTCGCCGAGCGCCGCGATCCGGTTTGGAGGAGCGCATGA